One segment of Paenibacillus sp. FSL R7-0337 DNA contains the following:
- a CDS encoding sensor histidine kinase, producing MQYNLSILLQLFERAALLLMCLFVLSRVPRFKEIFAKGVHAPQELAIVTVIFSLFAIFGTYSGINVEGSLVNVRIIAIIAGGILFGPWVGLITGIISGVHRFLIDIGGVTSLPCLITSITAGVVSGIIYRRTSPERRWIAAIAAGMACEALTMALILVMADPHSLGVDIVSKIAFPMIMGQICAGLIVTLVQSVEGEKERIAAKQSKLALDIANKTLPYFRSINPESLRTICGIIQEDIGADAVAITDTRVILAYVGVGEEYYAEANEIISEETKQTLSSGEITIRDDDTEYMNRDIRSLIIIPLKEKGEVTGSLKIYYTHAHKITYSLQAMAVGLSQIISTLMEVSRVEGIKEMANKAELKALQTSINPHFLFNALNAIISSIRIDPDKARELIVNLSGYMRYNLELTDESIDIRRELQQVQHYVEIEKARFGSRLSVLYDIDEVAVRIPSLVIQPLVENAIIHGILKGKGNGTVDISVKDHGDSVRVRIADTGAGISEETIAKVYSGSMEGNKIGLNNVHQRIKLIYGTGLIIRRLAKGTEIYFDVIKEQR from the coding sequence GTGCAATATAATCTGAGTATTTTGCTGCAATTGTTTGAGCGGGCAGCGCTGCTGCTGATGTGTCTGTTCGTTCTGAGCCGGGTGCCGCGGTTCAAGGAGATTTTTGCCAAAGGGGTTCATGCGCCGCAGGAGCTGGCGATTGTCACGGTCATCTTCAGCCTGTTCGCCATTTTCGGAACCTACAGCGGGATTAATGTGGAAGGGTCTCTGGTCAATGTGCGGATTATCGCCATTATAGCCGGGGGGATTCTGTTCGGCCCTTGGGTCGGGCTGATTACCGGGATCATCTCAGGCGTACACCGCTTCCTGATCGATATCGGCGGGGTCACCTCGCTCCCGTGTCTGATTACCAGCATTACAGCGGGTGTGGTATCCGGGATCATTTACCGGCGCACTTCGCCTGAACGGCGCTGGATCGCTGCCATTGCTGCCGGAATGGCCTGTGAGGCATTGACGATGGCGCTGATTCTGGTGATGGCTGATCCCCATTCGCTGGGGGTGGACATTGTGTCCAAGATTGCTTTTCCGATGATTATGGGGCAGATCTGTGCCGGGCTGATCGTTACGCTTGTGCAGAGTGTAGAAGGGGAGAAGGAACGGATTGCCGCGAAGCAGTCCAAGCTGGCGCTGGATATTGCCAATAAGACGCTTCCGTATTTCCGCAGTATTAATCCTGAGTCGCTGCGTACGATCTGCGGAATCATCCAGGAGGATATCGGGGCGGATGCGGTGGCAATTACCGATACCAGAGTCATTCTGGCCTACGTGGGTGTCGGGGAAGAATATTATGCCGAAGCTAATGAGATCATCAGTGAGGAGACGAAGCAGACGCTGAGCAGCGGGGAGATTACCATCCGTGACGACGATACCGAGTACATGAACCGGGACATCCGCTCGCTGATCATTATTCCGCTGAAGGAGAAGGGGGAGGTGACGGGATCACTCAAGATCTACTATACCCACGCGCATAAAATCACCTATTCCCTCCAGGCTATGGCTGTAGGGCTGTCACAGATCATCTCCACACTGATGGAGGTCTCAAGGGTCGAGGGGATCAAGGAGATGGCCAACAAGGCCGAACTGAAGGCACTGCAGACCAGCATCAACCCCCATTTTCTGTTCAATGCGCTGAATGCGATTATTTCCTCGATCCGGATCGACCCGGACAAGGCGCGCGAGCTGATCGTCAATCTGTCGGGGTATATGCGGTATAATCTGGAGCTGACCGATGAGTCTATAGATATCCGGCGCGAGCTGCAGCAGGTGCAGCATTATGTGGAGATTGAGAAGGCTCGCTTCGGCAGCCGCCTGAGTGTTCTGTACGATATAGATGAGGTGGCGGTACGCATTCCGAGTCTGGTCATTCAGCCGCTGGTGGAGAATGCGATTATCCACGGGATTTTGAAGGGGAAGGGGAACGGAACTGTGGACATCTCGGTCAAGGACCACGGAGACAGTGTAAGGGTGCGAATTGCCGATACCGGAGCGGGGATCAGTGAAGAGACGATTGCGAAGGTCTACAGCGGAAGCATGGAAGGCAACAAAATCGGCCTCAACAACGTGCACCAGCGCATCAAGCTGATCTATGGTACAGGTCTGATCATCCGGCGGCTGGCTAAGGGGACGGAAATATATTTTGATGTGATAAAGGAGCAGCGATGA
- a CDS encoding LytTR family DNA-binding domain-containing protein has protein sequence MRAIIVEDEVLARQELTYLIQTHSRIKIAAEFEDGLDALKYLQTDTVDVIFLDINIPSIDGVLLAHNISRFAVKPYIVFITAYKEHAAEAFEIEAFDYILKPYSETRIRAMLQKLEGAITAGSRQGEEGLVKLGSDKVNLWKNEKIIVVNADEIYYASAQEKTTSVITKGEEYSMALSISEFHTRLPQEQFFRCHRSYLVNLSKIKEIIPWFNNTYLLRLRDLNVEVPVSRSKVKEFRQIMRL, from the coding sequence ATGAGAGCGATCATTGTCGAGGATGAAGTGCTGGCAAGACAGGAGCTTACGTATCTGATTCAGACCCACAGCCGGATCAAGATTGCAGCGGAATTCGAGGACGGGCTGGATGCGCTGAAGTATCTGCAGACGGATACGGTGGATGTGATTTTCCTGGATATCAATATCCCTTCAATTGATGGGGTGCTGCTGGCCCATAATATCAGCCGGTTCGCGGTCAAGCCGTATATTGTGTTCATTACAGCCTATAAGGAGCATGCCGCCGAGGCGTTCGAGATTGAAGCGTTCGACTATATTCTGAAGCCTTACAGCGAGACGAGGATCAGAGCAATGCTGCAGAAGCTGGAAGGTGCCATCACGGCCGGGAGCCGCCAGGGGGAAGAGGGACTGGTGAAGCTGGGCAGCGATAAGGTCAATCTGTGGAAAAATGAAAAGATTATCGTCGTCAATGCAGACGAGATCTATTATGCTTCGGCGCAGGAGAAAACAACGAGTGTGATCACCAAGGGGGAGGAATACAGCATGGCTCTAAGTATCAGCGAATTCCATACCCGCCTGCCGCAGGAGCAGTTCTTCCGCTGCCACCGCTCCTATCTGGTCAATCTGTCCAAAATCAAGGAAATCATCCCCTGGTTCAACAATACCTATCTGCTCCGGCTGCGTGATCTGAATGTCGAGGTACCCGTCAGCCGTAGTAAGGTGAAGGAATTCAGGCAGATTATGCGTCTCTAA
- a CDS encoding OFA family MFS transporter: MITDTASKRWLIVLGTVIMQMGLGTIYTWSLFNAHLVSKFGFELSSVSITFSITSFALAFATLFAGKLQDRFGLRRLTAASGILLGLGLILSSQASSLPMFYLLAGVVVGYADGTAYITSLSNLMKWFPKNKGLISGVSVGAYGTGSLIFKYINGGLIESAGVSNAFLYWGLIVMTMILIGSLLVREAPVAAPVKGNPKLAASGAELLPKDYTVKEMLRTKEAYLLFVIFFTACMSGLYLIGIVKDIGVQLAGMDVATAANAVAMIAIFNTAGRLILGALSDRVSRTKLISITLAVTAVAMFTLSYATLSYGLFFACVAAIAFCFGGNITVFPAIVSDFFGLKNHSKNYGIIYQGFGIGALSGSFIAAFLGGFKPTFNIIGLLCIVACILAVSLKPPVARAATAKGMSLKPSRNSA, translated from the coding sequence ATGATAACGGATACAGCCAGTAAACGGTGGCTCATCGTACTAGGTACAGTAATTATGCAAATGGGACTCGGTACCATCTACACCTGGAGCCTGTTCAATGCACATCTTGTGAGTAAATTTGGGTTTGAGCTTAGCTCAGTTTCGATAACGTTTTCTATTACCAGCTTTGCCTTGGCCTTCGCCACACTGTTCGCAGGCAAGCTGCAGGACCGGTTCGGTCTCCGCAGACTGACCGCAGCTTCAGGCATACTGCTGGGGCTGGGGCTGATTCTAAGCTCGCAGGCCAGTTCCCTGCCGATGTTCTACCTGTTGGCTGGTGTAGTAGTCGGGTATGCGGACGGAACGGCGTATATTACTTCGCTGTCCAACCTGATGAAGTGGTTCCCGAAGAATAAGGGACTGATCTCCGGGGTGTCCGTGGGTGCATACGGAACGGGCAGCCTGATCTTCAAATACATCAACGGCGGCCTGATTGAATCGGCGGGGGTGTCGAATGCTTTTCTATACTGGGGCCTTATAGTTATGACGATGATCCTCATCGGCTCGCTGCTGGTCCGGGAGGCTCCGGTGGCTGCGCCTGTCAAGGGAAATCCGAAGCTGGCCGCCTCCGGGGCTGAACTTCTGCCTAAGGATTATACGGTAAAAGAAATGCTCCGCACGAAGGAAGCATACCTGCTGTTCGTAATCTTCTTCACCGCCTGCATGAGCGGCCTCTACCTGATCGGTATCGTAAAGGATATCGGTGTGCAGCTGGCAGGTATGGATGTGGCGACGGCGGCGAATGCTGTAGCGATGATCGCTATTTTTAATACTGCCGGACGCCTGATTCTTGGCGCATTATCCGACCGGGTAAGCCGGACCAAGCTGATTAGTATCACGCTGGCGGTAACAGCTGTGGCGATGTTTACCCTCAGCTATGCCACGCTGAGCTATGGCCTGTTCTTCGCCTGTGTGGCGGCCATCGCCTTCTGCTTCGGCGGTAACATTACCGTCTTCCCGGCGATCGTCAGTGACTTCTTCGGCCTGAAGAATCACAGCAAGAACTACGGCATTATCTATCAGGGCTTCGGGATCGGCGCGCTGTCCGGCTCGTTCATCGCCGCCTTCCTCGGCGGGTTCAAGCCCACGTTTAACATCATCGGGCTGCTGTGTATTGTGGCTTGCATCCTGGCGGTTTCGCTGAAGCCTCCGGTAGCCAGAGCGGCTACAGCTAAGGGAATGAGCCTGAAGCCTTCACGGAATTCGGCTTAA
- the odhB gene encoding 2-oxoglutarate dehydrogenase complex dihydrolipoyllysine-residue succinyltransferase: protein MSEIKVPDLGESISEGTIYKWLVKEGDTVGQGDVLAELETDKVNLEISAEEDGVISSILRQAGENVAVGEAIGIIGSAAGAGAASKPAADSAPQGGSAPAAAASAAAAEPAAAVTAPAAAEGAAAGTAALASPGARKLARERGIDLGEVSARDPIGRIGQADVDGHGAAGPQAAAPAAPAARPEPAKPAPPAAGKAPHAEDGKATERKRMSRRRLTIASRLVEAQQTAAMLTTFNEVDMTAILDIRKRRKDAFKEKHEVGLGFMSFFTKAVIGALKAYPMLNAEIDGEDLLLKKYYDIGIAVAAKEGLVVPVVRDADRLSFPEIERRIGELASKARANTLSLPELQGGTFTITNGGVFGSLLSTPILNTPQVGILGMHKIQLRPIALDEERTANRPMMYIALSYDHRIVDGSEAVSFLVRVKELLEDPESLLLEG from the coding sequence GTGTCCGAGATAAAAGTACCCGATTTGGGCGAATCGATTTCCGAAGGAACGATCTACAAATGGCTGGTTAAAGAGGGCGACACTGTCGGCCAGGGGGATGTGCTTGCCGAGCTTGAGACCGATAAGGTCAATCTGGAGATCAGTGCGGAGGAGGACGGCGTCATCTCCTCCATCCTGCGCCAGGCGGGCGAGAACGTTGCCGTTGGCGAAGCCATCGGCATCATCGGCAGCGCCGCCGGTGCAGGCGCTGCCAGCAAGCCGGCAGCAGACAGCGCTCCGCAGGGCGGCAGCGCGCCTGCTGCTGCTGCAAGTGCCGCAGCGGCTGAACCGGCCGCTGCTGTAACGGCTCCAGCCGCCGCCGAAGGTGCGGCGGCAGGCACTGCGGCCCTGGCTTCGCCGGGGGCGCGCAAGCTGGCACGGGAGCGGGGCATCGACCTCGGCGAGGTCAGTGCCCGCGACCCTATCGGCCGGATCGGTCAGGCCGATGTGGATGGTCATGGCGCAGCGGGGCCGCAGGCCGCTGCGCCAGCGGCTCCGGCTGCGCGGCCGGAGCCGGCGAAGCCCGCGCCGCCGGCAGCGGGCAAGGCGCCGCACGCCGAGGACGGCAAAGCCACCGAGCGCAAGCGCATGTCGCGGCGGCGGCTGACGATTGCCAGCCGCCTGGTCGAAGCGCAGCAGACGGCCGCGATGCTGACCACCTTCAATGAGGTGGACATGACCGCCATTCTCGACATCCGCAAGCGCCGCAAGGATGCCTTCAAGGAGAAGCACGAGGTCGGACTCGGCTTCATGTCCTTCTTCACCAAGGCCGTCATCGGCGCGCTCAAGGCTTACCCGATGCTGAATGCCGAGATCGACGGAGAAGATCTCCTGCTGAAGAAATATTATGACATTGGCATTGCCGTAGCTGCCAAGGAAGGCCTGGTCGTACCGGTTGTCCGCGATGCCGACCGGCTTAGCTTCCCTGAGATTGAGCGGCGGATCGGCGAGCTGGCCTCCAAGGCACGCGCCAATACGCTCAGCCTGCCGGAGCTACAGGGTGGAACCTTCACCATCACGAACGGCGGAGTGTTCGGCTCCCTGCTGTCCACACCGATCCTCAATACCCCGCAGGTCGGCATTCTCGGCATGCACAAAATCCAGCTGCGCCCCATCGCGCTGGATGAGGAGCGCACGGCCAACCGTCCGATGATGTACATCGCCTTGTCCTACGATCACCGGATCGTGGACGGATCAGAAGCGGTCAGCTTCCTGGTCAGAGTCAAGGAATTGCTGGAGGACCCGGAATCCCTGCTGCTGGAAGGCTAA
- a CDS encoding 2-oxoglutarate dehydrogenase E1 component, translating to MAVKEPYNDTVWSKYYGPNLGYIQERYEQFVKDPSSVEQHYRDLFTVSGPPPLAPDAERAPRPAVSADAEWLKKAVKASKLIANIRIYGHMAADIDPLERSKNPMAKWLELETYELTREDLNALPASLIWDNAPADVHTAMDAVHRMRQAYTQTIAYEFGHVHDERELRWLNSQAESMTSPAPLNNTERKELLKRLVQVEHFETFLHKTFVGQKRFSLEGNDALVPMLDEIVRAAAHDGAEHILMGMAHRGRLNVLAHILGKPYDIIFSEFHHSPNKELFPSEGSMGVTYGWSGDVKYHLGADRAVREGETVRTRITLANNPSHLEFVNPVVEGFTRAAQEERNDPGLPKLNTSKAMAVLMHGDAAFPGEGIVAETLNIGKLQGYQNGGTVHIIVNNRIGFTTESEDSRSTHYASDLAKGYEIPVVHVNADDPEACIAAVRLASAYRHMFKKDFLIDLIGYRRHGHNEMDDPETTQPIVYGKVRNHPTVYRAYAERLEREKVITADDLKNMIAEAESVLQQAFDQMKEGKHKNAESKTAVALDNDSPQQRPTAFPLAGLQEINRELLRVPAGFKVYPKLERILQRRKDALNDGERVDWALAETLAFATILKDGTPIRLSGQDAQRGTFAHRHLVLHDSENGELYAPLHQLSDAGASFGVYNSPLSEASVLGFEYGYNVFAPETFVIWEAQYGDFANAAQVIIDQFISAGRAKWTQRSNLTILLPHGYEGQGPEHSSGRMERFLQLSAEENWTVANLTTAAQYFHLLRRQAALCGQPDARPLVIMAPKSLIRNTRSTSAGADLASGTFQPVLPEPLLGSKPEAVKRLVVCSGKVAIDLQTELEATRGQDFSWLHILRMEQLYPFPERELGAHLSGFSSLEEIVWVQEEPKNMGGWTYAESRLRAIAPQKVTVQYIGRPDRSSPASGYADVHSFEQRRIVREALKLNATVQAPVPSS from the coding sequence ATGGCAGTCAAAGAGCCCTATAACGACACAGTATGGAGCAAATACTACGGCCCCAATCTGGGCTACATCCAAGAAAGATATGAGCAATTTGTCAAGGACCCCTCTTCTGTTGAACAACATTACCGCGATCTCTTCACCGTATCCGGCCCCCCTCCACTGGCACCCGATGCCGAGAGGGCTCCAAGGCCTGCCGTATCAGCAGATGCCGAGTGGCTCAAGAAGGCTGTCAAGGCCTCGAAGCTGATCGCCAATATTCGAATATATGGCCATATGGCCGCAGACATTGACCCGCTGGAGCGCAGCAAGAACCCGATGGCCAAATGGCTGGAACTGGAGACCTACGAGCTTACCCGCGAGGATCTTAATGCTCTGCCCGCTTCGCTGATCTGGGATAATGCCCCTGCAGATGTGCATACCGCGATGGATGCCGTCCACAGAATGCGTCAGGCCTATACCCAGACCATTGCCTATGAATTCGGGCATGTGCATGATGAACGCGAGCTGCGCTGGCTCAACAGCCAGGCGGAATCGATGACCTCCCCTGCCCCGCTGAATAATACAGAGCGCAAAGAGCTGCTGAAGCGGCTGGTTCAGGTGGAGCATTTCGAGACCTTCCTGCACAAGACCTTCGTCGGCCAAAAGCGGTTCAGCCTGGAGGGCAATGATGCCCTCGTGCCGATGCTGGATGAGATTGTGCGGGCCGCCGCGCATGACGGCGCAGAGCATATCCTGATGGGCATGGCCCACCGCGGAAGACTTAATGTGCTGGCTCATATTCTGGGCAAGCCTTATGATATTATTTTCTCGGAATTCCATCATTCGCCGAACAAGGAACTGTTCCCTTCGGAAGGCTCCATGGGCGTGACCTACGGCTGGAGCGGTGATGTGAAGTATCATCTCGGGGCTGACCGTGCCGTCCGCGAAGGCGAGACCGTGCGCACCCGGATCACACTGGCCAATAACCCGAGCCATCTTGAATTCGTCAACCCTGTCGTCGAGGGCTTCACACGCGCCGCACAGGAAGAGCGCAACGATCCGGGACTGCCTAAGCTGAACACAAGCAAGGCCATGGCTGTGCTGATGCACGGCGATGCCGCCTTCCCTGGAGAGGGCATTGTCGCTGAGACGCTTAATATCGGCAAATTGCAGGGTTATCAGAATGGCGGCACCGTGCATATTATCGTCAACAACCGGATCGGATTCACCACAGAGAGCGAGGATTCCCGCTCCACCCATTATGCCAGCGACTTGGCCAAAGGGTATGAGATTCCGGTCGTGCATGTCAATGCCGATGACCCGGAAGCCTGCATTGCCGCAGTACGTCTGGCCAGTGCTTACCGCCATATGTTCAAGAAGGACTTCCTGATTGATCTGATCGGCTACCGCCGCCACGGGCATAATGAAATGGATGATCCTGAGACCACCCAGCCGATTGTGTACGGCAAAGTGCGTAACCACCCTACTGTGTACCGCGCTTATGCAGAACGCCTGGAGCGCGAGAAGGTAATTACAGCAGATGATCTGAAGAACATGATTGCCGAGGCAGAGAGCGTCCTCCAGCAGGCCTTTGACCAGATGAAGGAAGGCAAGCACAAGAATGCGGAGTCCAAAACCGCCGTCGCGCTGGATAACGACAGTCCCCAGCAGCGTCCGACTGCCTTCCCTCTTGCCGGTCTGCAGGAGATTAACCGTGAGCTGCTGCGCGTACCGGCCGGCTTCAAGGTCTATCCGAAGCTGGAACGGATTCTGCAGCGCCGCAAGGATGCGCTGAATGACGGAGAGCGGGTAGACTGGGCGCTGGCAGAGACACTTGCCTTCGCTACCATCCTGAAGGATGGCACGCCGATCCGCCTCAGCGGGCAGGATGCACAGCGCGGCACGTTCGCCCACCGTCATCTGGTGCTGCATGACAGCGAGAACGGGGAACTCTATGCTCCGCTGCATCAGCTGAGTGATGCCGGCGCTTCATTCGGCGTCTACAACAGTCCGCTGTCCGAGGCCTCTGTCCTTGGCTTCGAATATGGTTATAATGTGTTCGCACCGGAGACCTTCGTCATCTGGGAGGCTCAATACGGCGACTTCGCCAATGCCGCTCAGGTCATTATTGACCAGTTCATTTCCGCCGGCCGCGCCAAGTGGACGCAGCGCAGCAATCTGACGATCCTGCTGCCTCACGGCTATGAAGGCCAAGGACCAGAGCATTCCAGCGGCCGAATGGAACGGTTCCTCCAGCTCTCCGCTGAGGAGAACTGGACTGTAGCCAACCTGACCACTGCTGCTCAGTATTTCCATCTGCTCCGCCGTCAGGCCGCACTCTGCGGACAACCGGATGCCCGGCCGCTGGTGATCATGGCGCCGAAGAGCCTGATCCGTAACACGCGCAGCACCTCAGCCGGAGCTGACCTCGCTTCGGGCACCTTCCAGCCGGTTCTTCCCGAGCCGCTGCTCGGCAGTAAACCGGAAGCCGTGAAGCGCCTCGTGGTATGCAGCGGCAAGGTGGCCATCGACCTGCAGACGGAGCTGGAGGCAACACGCGGACAGGACTTCTCCTGGCTGCACATTTTGCGCATGGAACAGCTCTATCCGTTCCCGGAACGCGAGCTTGGCGCTCACCTTAGCGGCTTCAGCTCTCTGGAGGAGATCGTCTGGGTACAGGAAGAACCGAAGAATATGGGCGGCTGGACGTATGCCGAATCCCGGCTGCGCGCCATCGCACCGCAGAAGGTCACTGTCCAGTACATCGGCCGTCCGGACCGTTCCAGCCCGGCCAGTGGCTATGCAGATGTCCATAGCTTCGAGCAGCGGCGCATTGTCCGGGAAGCCCTGAAATTGAATGCTACAGTGCAAGCACCTGTACCGTCTTCCTGA
- a CDS encoding anti-repressor SinI family protein encodes MSNQGNDELQAVDLDLEWVHLLMSAKQAGIAAEDIRRFLSEKALQAM; translated from the coding sequence ATGTCCAACCAGGGGAATGACGAGCTGCAGGCAGTAGATCTGGATTTAGAATGGGTGCACTTGCTGATGTCTGCCAAGCAGGCGGGGATCGCGGCGGAGGATATCCGCCGGTTTCTAAGTGAAAAGGCACTCCAGGCGATGTAA
- a CDS encoding helix-turn-helix domain-containing protein has translation MGSRIHKLRLEKGYSLSELADKADVAKSYLSNVERNIQSNPSIQFIEKIADALQVSIHVLLYGGLAETEEQALDGEWFRLVQEAMASGISKREFKEFLDYQKWRMEQKDN, from the coding sequence ATGGGAAGCCGCATCCACAAACTCCGGCTGGAGAAGGGCTATTCGCTATCCGAGCTTGCGGATAAGGCTGATGTGGCGAAATCATACCTCAGTAATGTGGAACGGAATATTCAATCCAACCCCTCCATTCAATTCATCGAAAAAATCGCAGACGCGCTTCAGGTATCCATTCATGTACTGCTGTATGGCGGACTGGCAGAGACGGAAGAACAGGCACTGGACGGGGAATGGTTCCGGCTGGTTCAGGAGGCTATGGCCTCCGGTATAAGCAAACGCGAATTCAAGGAATTCCTCGATTACCAGAAATGGCGCATGGAACAAAAGGACAACTAG
- a CDS encoding TasA family protein, whose amino-acid sequence MGIKKTLGLGVASAALGLSLIGGGTFAYFSSTATSTATFAAGTLKLGSSFNTPVALTNLKPGDYTVRTFTLSNDGTLDIKFLKLATTYTVTDAKGDNAGQDLGDHFKVKLLDNSYTGGSLSGHVLSEISLKDLKNTPSYDLVAAGILPGGIAAAGSKTFKIAFEFVDNTLDQNIFQGDGLALNWTFDALQGVGEAK is encoded by the coding sequence ATGGGTATCAAAAAAACATTGGGTCTTGGCGTAGCATCAGCAGCACTGGGTTTGTCTTTAATCGGCGGGGGCACGTTCGCTTACTTCAGCTCCACAGCCACCAGCACGGCAACCTTCGCCGCAGGTACGCTGAAGCTTGGCTCTTCCTTCAATACTCCGGTAGCGTTGACGAATCTGAAGCCGGGAGACTATACCGTCCGCACCTTCACCTTGTCCAATGACGGCACACTGGATATCAAATTCCTCAAGCTTGCCACCACTTACACCGTGACCGATGCCAAGGGCGATAACGCAGGCCAGGATCTCGGAGATCACTTCAAGGTCAAGCTCCTCGATAATTCTTACACCGGCGGTTCATTAAGCGGTCATGTGCTGTCCGAGATCTCCCTGAAGGATCTGAAAAACACCCCCAGCTACGATCTCGTAGCAGCAGGTATACTGCCGGGAGGGATTGCCGCAGCCGGGTCCAAGACCTTCAAGATCGCCTTCGAGTTCGTGGACAATACGCTCGATCAGAATATTTTCCAGGGTGACGGCTTAGCATTGAACTGGACCTTCGATGCACTTCAAGGAGTGGGAGAAGCCAAGTAG
- a CDS encoding TasA family protein, translating to MNVKKTLGLGVVSAALGLTLVGGGTFAYFSSTSTTSSSFNNGTLSLKSDPSVIVNLSNLKPGDSILRDFKLINDGTLNIPKVVLRTSSAITDALGDNGSHNFKDDIIVTFLANKDKQEAPLLVISLADLEKQSPDLVARGILGAILGGEKSGIKAGTSDNLLIQFAFKETLQPQNYYQGDTLALTLNFEANQEKGSLK from the coding sequence ATGAACGTCAAAAAAACATTAGGTCTCGGCGTTGTATCGGCAGCATTAGGCTTGACCCTGGTCGGCGGAGGCACCTTCGCTTACTTCAGCAGCACCTCTACTACCTCATCTTCTTTTAACAACGGAACTTTATCACTGAAGTCTGATCCCTCTGTCATTGTTAATCTCAGCAACCTCAAGCCGGGAGACAGCATCTTAAGAGATTTCAAGCTTATAAATGACGGGACGCTTAACATTCCCAAAGTAGTGCTGCGCACCTCATCGGCCATTACAGACGCTCTGGGAGACAACGGCTCCCATAATTTCAAGGATGATATTATTGTGACCTTCCTCGCGAACAAGGATAAGCAAGAAGCGCCGCTTCTGGTCATCTCGCTGGCCGATTTGGAGAAGCAGAGTCCCGATCTGGTGGCCCGGGGAATTCTCGGAGCGATCCTGGGCGGAGAGAAGTCCGGCATTAAAGCCGGAACCTCCGATAATCTGCTCATTCAATTCGCCTTCAAGGAGACTCTCCAGCCGCAGAACTATTATCAGGGCGATACGCTTGCGCTGACGCTGAATTTTGAAGCCAACCAGGAAAAAGGCAGTCTCAAATAA
- a CDS encoding signal peptidase I, producing MRIRKIAGTIISTLILMVFLVLITAVVISKASGGEPSFFGYQIKTVLSGSMEPGIQTGSIVAIKPGGDMSRFQKGDVITFLNPDNILITHRVVDAELNSALGEASYTTKGDNNDSADTAAVSSTNVVGEYTGVTVPYVGYAMSFAVSKAGSVVLMIIPGLLLLLYALYSSWKAVAALEKKNFSSSANNGGGPDTVTDLV from the coding sequence ATGCGCATCCGTAAAATAGCGGGCACGATAATCTCCACACTAATTCTGATGGTGTTCCTGGTGCTGATCACAGCCGTTGTGATCTCCAAAGCCTCCGGCGGCGAGCCCTCTTTCTTCGGCTACCAGATCAAGACGGTATTATCCGGCTCCATGGAGCCCGGCATACAGACCGGTTCCATTGTGGCCATTAAGCCGGGCGGAGACATGAGCCGTTTCCAGAAGGGTGATGTGATCACTTTTTTGAATCCCGATAATATTCTGATCACCCACCGCGTGGTCGATGCTGAGCTGAACAGTGCTCTGGGGGAAGCCAGCTACACCACCAAGGGCGACAATAATGATTCAGCCGACACCGCCGCCGTCAGTTCCACGAATGTGGTAGGTGAGTACACCGGCGTGACCGTCCCCTATGTGGGCTATGCCATGAGCTTCGCAGTCTCCAAAGCCGGAAGCGTAGTGCTGATGATTATTCCCGGACTGCTTCTGCTCCTCTACGCGCTGTATTCTTCCTGGAAGGCCGTTGCGGCACTTGAAAAGAAGAACTTCTCGTCTTCCGCAAACAACGGCGGCGGGCCGGATACTGTGACTGACCTCGTATAA